The sequence GTTGTTGGGAACAGAAGCTTTTGGAACGTGGGAAAacctttttttgtttttttttttcatttttttcaaaatcaccAAAATGGTTGTTGTATATGCTTTCTTTGAGATGCATAAAGGAAGCCAAAAGTCGTAAAATTTAGGTAGAGTTTGGGAGAGTTTTTGGAAGCACTTCTcagttttttttaacaaaatttgacaaaatttcaaaattttgtgaaagtaAAGCTGAGAAATGCATCTTAAAAGCGCTCTCAGACACTACCTTAGTTTTGATATTCTTCTTTAGCTTCTCTTTTAAAATCAGTAAAAACAGAACATTTTGTCACCGAAATACAGAATTACATAGTTCGagaaatattaaatttcttGCTTCGTGACACGGGGACACAAGACAATGCATTTCTATGTTACTGATTACCATATGCTCCCCCAGAGATGAGAGATCCGTTATTTGTCCGACGTACATTTTAGCATATAGAGTCGTGGGCAGATGTTAAGAATAACGTATGTATTTtaagattaaatattatatgaTACACGGTATATACTTCAGCCGTAGCGCTTAGTAGCTTAAAACACAACACTTTCTTTACCATGTCTCGGAGGATGATTGAGTGGTTTGTTTCTTGTTCTTTGCTTGGGGATCATTGCAAGTCTCTCGCAAATTCACGAGATTTTGTTCTGCATTTGAACTTCAAAAAGTTACAGGAAATGGTGCCGCAAATCACGCTCAAATAGGAAGGCAAAGCAAGACTAATCCGTCACCGCAAAAAACAAAATAACCATCTGGTATATAGATTAATCATGGAAGGATATGTTCATACAGAATATCGAAATTACTAGTAGTCACGAAAAAGTGCACTGATATTAGAACAAAATCATGAGGTTTAAAATCTTATTTCCTTAACATATGTATGAATTTCCTATACAACAATTCCAATCCAGACGAATACTTCTTCAAATGTCATCCACTCGGACCGACAATCGATATGCCCTTCCGTGCAGTCTCATCCATCAGCAATGTCAAAACAGACCCAGATATCATAATCCATTGAAGGCGGTTATAATAAGAAACCAACGAAAAGCTTGCTCCCGAGATCTGGAAACTTTTACCCGGTGATAATAGCATCCACTTGCAGtcatttctcttttttttttttattaaatcttTTGGGCTAATCTTTGATAAGCCATCTACGGCCACGAATCTGATAGCCACTAAAGGTTTGATCACTGCTGCTTTCACCACCACTTTCTGCACTGGTATACCCTGATTTCCGGCGATGCTTCCTTCTCCTTGAATTACCACTGTCACTCATGCTTCCATTTAAGAGAGGATCGTCTATTCCTCGGATCACTTTGCGTGCTGGTGATGATGTGGCTATGAAACTGTCGTCCATGGTTTTCCTACCTTTGTCGTGTCTCTTAATGTTCTGAGAGATCTTATGCAACTTCTGATTGAACTTAGTGAAACCCTTCTCCATAGGTTCCACGGCTTGATTGACTGTAAACTTGACATCATTCACAATCTGCAAAGTCACGACAACAAAATGCTTTGATCCACCGATTCTAGCCATTCGTCTCAAAAAGGGGAAATAACTGCATCTCTAGGTCAACTATGAGAACAGAAAAGCTAAAAAGACAGGTTCTAACAAGTAACATACTAGCTCCATATTTTGCTCAGTGTGGCAATAAGAAAGTTAAGAAACCTGTTATTTCCCTTGTATTTACAATGCAGCAGACAACTATGTATATTAAACTTTATTCCAAAGAAACAACTACAATCAAATGAAACAGCATGCACTTTgagaggcagagttgaattcaAGACAATGGTTTAAATCAACTTGGTGCCTGTAAGTTCCAATCTACAATACTATCAACGAAAATCAGATAAAAGGGACagaagatttaataaaattagattTGGTGCTTGACTTGATTAAATGATTTAGTTATGAATCAAATATGGGCACACCATGGCCGGGCACTGAGCTACACAGATGCTGTCTTAAGCCCAGATATTTCATGTTTACCACGGATGAAATCCCTTTTGCGGGTGCCATTTCATGCCTGTTTTGTAAATTCACTTTCTGGTTCAAGTGTAATGTTTTATGGACAGGAATATAGTTCCTGTTGTGTAGGAGAGTGTGAAAGATTCTTACAAAAAGATAAGCATGACAAACTTTAATCCTTATCCTTTCTCTCAATTTAGAGATGTTACTAATTAAAGTCAAGCAGTTGAGTAAGGACTACATAGATATTTCCCTGCTTAAATCTGATTAAGTTAGTTGAATAGCAAAACTGGTAAATCATATCATCCAAGGTTGCATTTGGATTCATCAATCCGATCTCCATGGATTCACAATGAGttgtccaaaactcaaaatccatCACGGTGTTGGGTGAAAAGTACAAAGCTCCGCATTTCACATTCTTCATTCTTTTCAAACTCGAAATTTTTAGGTAATATTTGAAGCATTTGAAATTCCTTAAAAAGAGGTTCTTTGGCTTCTTTCAAATTCACTAATTCTCTTTACTTTGCGTCCACCACATTAAAATTAAGCAATCCAAAATATGCAGCCATAAGTTATTTCTTTTCCAATCGCGTATCACTGGAATTGTATTTGTAAAAGCAGCCATAGTAAATCAAGTTTTTCATAATCAAAACAGTAACCTGAGCAAGAAAATTTGGTTGGAGTAAAAAGGAACAAGAAGAAATGCAGAATAAATAACCACCAAAAGGTAAAAGCAGCTTGAAGAATCAGCAAGAATGAACACCTACATCCCTGATTCCTCCATACTATCATTTAACTCAAAATTTTCTCCTATTACTCAGAAAATGCTTATCGTCGTATAAAAACAGAAACCGTTGGATTTCGGCATTTTGCCAATAATTTTTGTGTGAGCCATAGCATTGGCGAGAAGGATTGATATGCTGATGAAGGACAAATAAGCCTTACaatgattataaatatcattgaGCAACAATATCACGAAGTAGACCATGTTTAATGAGAGAAAGACTTACATATTCACCGCCGCCAATAAAGACATCCCTCACACTTTCTCTTATGGTCATTCCACTCCTAACATCAAAGTCAGGTTGTGGAAGGCGCAATTTTGTGGGCCGTTCACTATCCCTAACCTCATCAGGATCTAGAGGGCAATCAACAGATGCATAATCTCCAAGGACTGCAATGGTTCCAGAAAAACGATCTCCCATTAACTCATAAGGCTTTGCAGGGAACACATAAAGGTGAGCCACGGAAGCAATGCCCATCTGTGCTGGATGAACGCATATACCTGTTAAACTTTAGTCCTTACCTTAATAACttggaataaaataaatataagtctCTAAATAAAATATCGGTATTTTGTCTGCTAAATTACTTGTTCATAACTTTTTAAATCTCAGCCTCCCTAGGATTTAAGCCTTCCTATTCCCATTTTCTCAGTTGCTATTTAAATCTCATAAATGTGTTCAATGACAAAAAAAAACACTTCACATCTTAGATGCTCCAGATTCATTTGATTGTTCTTCCACATTCATCCTATATAATTCTAGGTGTTTCCAAAAGAGCTGAACAAGCATTGAACGTTTAACACAGAAGAACACTTACACTCTTCTATTTTCTATGCTCAGAAACAAAACATCGTCGTAACTGGTAAATAAGAATATTTGAagagctgcactaaagaaataAACTCAGCTTAAAACAATTACCTCAATACAAATAATAAAGTCCTGGATACTCGACTTAAACTGCAATGCTTGAGCTATTGGACTTTGGAATAAACCAATTGAATAGAGAAGAGCTATAGCAACACCTTGCCACCAAGTTAAGAACACAATTGACTTGAATGTCAAAAACTTGTAGAGCGGTTTGATGTGTGCTAATTCATCCTTCGTACTAGTATAAAATTGAACTAAGCAATATAAAGCCCATGACTGACTGAAATTTAAAATCACAGCCATGTATGCATACCTGAAAGAAACAAAATATACCATGAGAGTTATTTCGTCTCCGTTCACATGTAACATCTTAAGCTCAAGTAAATTCTTATGCTGAAATTCAAATAGCAATTTCAGATGGATTATCACAGGAAATTATGCAAAGAAAGGATAAAAACACAATAGCAAAATTAAATGGCTGATGTTGAATCAATCTACCGTCAATCTGTTGTGTATAAGCAGTCGTGATTTAATATCAATAAATGATGAAGTTTAAGGTACATTTTTCTCTCTAAAATGAGCgcaattcaaaaattaattcaacaaaaGATATTTCTGAATATCCTGCAAGACAAGCAAAAAAGCTGTAACACAATAAAGTATTAAACACCACACACTCATTAGGGCTAAGTCCCGTATGTATAGCATTTCATTTCAGTTTCCACCTGTTCAAGAATTTATTATGATGAAACTGATTAAATTGAACAAATGTTCCAATTGTGTACAAAATTCATAGTCCTTAGATGCAGAACCATCTTACCCACAGTTCAATTTGAAGTCTCCTTCACAGTAAACATCAAAAGCCTCAAGAATTACAGCTGAAATAGCAGTAAATGCTTTTATAATCATCTGTTACCAAAATTTAGGCGGTTAATTAAACATGGGGAGATAAAATATGGAGAAGAACAAATAATGGAATATATTGAGATATTCCTTTTACAGATGAGGACGTACATACTGAACTATTCCAAACTTGATGACCTGATATACCCACTGACCAAGTTTCCACGGCTTTAAAAAACAATTCATGGGAAAGGGATGCTTTACAAGTCCTCTTTCAGGGCCATGATCTAGGAGGGGTGTTTTCATGCTTGTGCGCCCTTCCCTCTTCATAAATTCAATCGTCCTCTCTTCTCCACCTATTTCACCATAAGAAAATATAATGAGCTGATCTCTAAACACACAAGTCAATTAGGGTAGCAAGACTCGCATACTAATAACAATTCGGGTAAGCATCTCGATCATGAGCATAAAACAGGAAAATAAATTGAAAAGCTAAGTACGAAATCATAGTTTTTATATgaacaattttttaaatttaaaaatggaTAGGACTAACAATACCTAGACAAGCAACAAGGTATCTTCCAAAGCAATACATGGCGAAGGATTCATAACAATCTCGAAGGATCTCAATATCAACGCTAATTGCTGGGTCTACCAGCGATACAAACTGCACAAAAAACAATGTATCCAAGAAGAAAAGAAATCAATAAAAATGCTCTACAGAAGAAATCTTCACAGCTAAAAGTACAGGAACCA comes from Henckelia pumila isolate YLH828 chromosome 4, ASM3356847v2, whole genome shotgun sequence and encodes:
- the LOC140863579 gene encoding protein LAZ1 isoform X1; the encoded protein is MLQDIVNQVYYYLNRVTLIVAGGGGGYSTPTWASLIAGVSVVLTLTLSVYLIFEHLSAYKNPEEQKFLIGVILMVPCYAVESFVSLVDPAISVDIEILRDCYESFAMYCFGRYLVACLGGEERTIEFMKREGRTSMKTPLLDHGPERGLVKHPFPMNCFLKPWKLGQWVYQVIKFGIVQYMIIKAFTAISAVILEAFDVYCEGDFKLNCGYAYMAVILNFSQSWALYCLVQFYTSTKDELAHIKPLYKFLTFKSIVFLTWWQGVAIALLYSIGLFQSPIAQALQFKSSIQDFIICIEMGIASVAHLYVFPAKPYELMGDRFSGTIAVLGDYASVDCPLDPDEVRDSERPTKLRLPQPDFDVRSGMTIRESVRDVFIGGGEYIVNDVKFTVNQAVEPMEKGFTKFNQKLHKISQNIKRHDKGRKTMDDSFIATSSPARKVIRGIDDPLLNGSMSDSGNSRRRKHRRKSGYTSAESGGESSSDQTFSGYQIRGRRWLIKD
- the LOC140863579 gene encoding protein LAZ1 isoform X3, which produces MLQDIVNQVYYYLNRVTLIVAGGGGGYSTPTWASLIAGVSVVLTLTLSVYLIFEHLSAYKNPEEQKFLIGVILMVPCYAVESFVSLVDPAISVDIEILRDCYESFAMYCFGRYLVACLGGEERTIEFMKREGRTSMKTPLLDHGPERGLVKHPFPMNCFLKPWKLGQWVYQVIKFGIVQYMIIKAFTAISAVILEAFDVYCEGDFKLNCGYAYMAVILNFSQSWALYCLVQFYTSTKDELAHIKPLYKFLTFKSIVFLTWWQGVAIALLYSIGLFQSPIAQALQFKSSIQDFIICIEHRWALLPWLTFMCSLQSLMS
- the LOC140863579 gene encoding protein LAZ1 isoform X2: MLQDIVNQVYYYLNRVTLIVAGGGGGYSTPTWASLIAGVSVVLTLTLSVYLIFEHLSAYKNPEEQKFLIGVILMVPCYAVESFVSLVDPAISVDIEILRDCYESFAMYCFGRYLVACLGGEERTIEFMKREGRTSMKTPLLDHGPERGLVKHPFPMNCFLKPWKLGQWVYQVIKFGIVQYMIIKAFTAISAVILEAFDVYCEGDFKLNCGYAYMAVILNFSQSWALYCLVQFYTSTKDELAHIKPLYKFLTFKSIVFLTWWQGVAIALLYSIGLFQSPIAQALQFKSSIQDFIICIEVYAFIQHRWALLPWLTFMCSLQSLMS